The following proteins are encoded in a genomic region of Dasypus novemcinctus isolate mDasNov1 chromosome 21, mDasNov1.1.hap2, whole genome shotgun sequence:
- the LOC101447318 gene encoding keratin, type I cytoskeletal 27, with amino-acid sequence MSVCFSSASRRLGSCGAAGSVRLSSGAAGFGAGNVCGAQGIGSGFSCTLVGSSSAGGYGGGLGGGHLSCATFTGNEHSLFSGNEKVTMQNLNDRLASYLENVRALEEANADLEQKIKGWYEKFGPGSCRGLDHDYSRYFPIIDDLKHQIISATTSNASVLLQNDNARLTADDFRLKYESELALHQSVQADIGGLRRILEELTMCRTDLEIQLGTLSEELAYLKKNHKEEMKALQCAAGGNVNVEVNAAPGVDLTVLLNNMRAEYEDLAEQNRRNVEAWFKEKSASLQQQISEDTGATTSARNELTEMKRTLQTLEIELQSLLAMKDSLECSLMETEGNYCEQLTQIQAQIGALEEQLHQVRTDTEGQKLEYEQLLDIKVHLEMEIKTYCHLIDAENGSCVKSKGYESPRNQIKDSSKTTMVKTVLEEIDPRGKVLSSRIHTMEEKSTKVNNIKSEQRVPS; translated from the exons ATGTCTGTGTGCTTTTCTTCTGCATCCAGACGCCTTGGCTCATGCGGGGCAGCGGGTTCTGTGAGGCTTTCTAGTGGGGCAGCAGGCTTTGGGGCTGGAAACGTCTGCGGTGCGCAGGGTATTGGAAGCGGCTTCTCCTGCACCCTGGTGGGGAGCTCATCTGCAGGAGGCTATGgtgggggcctgggagggggaCATCTTTCTTGTGCCACCTTCACCGGGAATGAACACAGCCTCTTCTCCGGCAATGAGAAGGTGACAATGCAGAACCTCAATGACCGCTTGGCTTCCTACCTGGAGAATGTGCGAGCACTAGAAGAGGCCAACGCCGACCTGGAGCAGAAGATCAAGGGGTGGTATGAGAAATTTGGGCCTGGTTCTTGCCGTGGTCTTGATCATGATTACAGCAGATACTTCCCAATAATTGATGACCTTAAGCACCAG ATAATTTCTGCAACTACAAGTAATGCCAGTGTTCTCCTGCAAAATGATAATGCGAGACTAACAGCCGATGACTTCAGACTAAA GTATGAAAGTGAACTGGCCCTTCACCAGAGCGTCCAGGCGGATATTGGTGGCTTGCGCAGGATCCTGGAGGAGCTGACCATGTGCAGGACGGACCTGGAGATACAACTGGGGACTCTGAGCGAGGAGCTGGCTTACCTCAAGAAGAACCACAAGGAG GAAATGAAGGCTCTGCAGTGTGCCGCTGGGGGCAACGTGAACGTGGAGGTGAACGCAGCCCCGGGGGTGGACCTCACGGTTCTGCTCAACAACATGAGGGCCGAGTACGAAGACCTCGCCGAGCAGAACCGCAGGAACGTGGAGGCCTGGTTCAAGGAGAAG AGTGCATCGCTGCAGCAGCAGATTTCCGAGGACACTGGTGCCACCACCTCAGCACGGAATGAACTGACTGAGATGAAACGTACTCTTCAAACTCTGGAGATTGAACTTCAGTCCCTTTTAGCGATG AAAGACTCCCTGGAGTGCTCCTTGATGGAGACTGAAGGCAACTACTGTGAGCAGCTCACACAGATCCAGGCTCAGATCGGGGCCCTGGAAGAGCAGCTGCACCAGGTCAGAACCGACACCGAGGGCCAGAAACTCGAGTACGAGCAGCTCCTCGACATCAAGGTCCACCTGGAGATGGAGATCAAGACCTATTGCCACctgatagatgcagaaaatgg CTCTTGTGTTAAATCAAAAGGCTATGAATCACCAAGAAATCAGATaaaag ATTCATCTAAAACCACCATGGTTAAAACGGTCCTTGAAGAAATAGATCCTCGAGGCAAAGTTCTGTCATCTAGAATTCACACAATGGAAGAGAAATCCACCAAAGTCAACAACATCAAGAGTGAACAGAGAGTTCCTTCCTGA